From the genome of Halomonas sp. I5-271120, one region includes:
- a CDS encoding DUF1249 domain-containing protein, which produces MARNAYVTDLKTLQGECSANYLRLSRLLGELGAGERRDVALSGREQRFGTLHLEVLECAPYTTIVRVSQSGVLDAVIDPPCMRVHLYHDVRMAEVTDFQRQRHFHGRYRYPNARMHQPDEKLQLNRFLGEWLEHGMAHGHSLDAPVLR; this is translated from the coding sequence GTGGCCAGAAACGCCTATGTCACCGACTTGAAGACCCTGCAGGGCGAATGCAGCGCCAACTACCTGCGGCTAAGCCGCCTGCTGGGCGAGCTGGGTGCCGGAGAGCGCCGCGATGTCGCCCTGTCCGGGCGTGAGCAGCGCTTTGGCACCCTGCACCTCGAGGTGCTCGAGTGCGCCCCCTACACCACCATCGTGAGGGTCAGCCAGTCCGGAGTACTCGATGCCGTCATCGACCCGCCCTGCATGCGGGTTCACCTCTACCATGACGTGCGCATGGCCGAGGTCACGGATTTCCAGCGCCAGCGCCATTTCCATGGCCGCTATCGCTACCCCAACGCGCGCATGCACCAGCCCGATGAAAAGCTCCAGCTCAACCGCTTCCTGGGCGAATGGCTCGAGCACGGCATGGCGCATGGTCACTCCCTGGACGCTCCGGTGCTGCGCTGA
- a CDS encoding NUDIX domain-containing protein, whose amino-acid sequence MGEHHDPTPELDPPRFGSADVERLEDECLYQGFFRLERRRLRHRRFEGGWSEEVVREVHVRFDAVGVLLYDVERDAVVLVEQIRAGALDDTVSPWKLEPVAGLIKPGESPAEVARREAIEEANCPIGELIELHSYYPSPGACNERVTLFCGLVDSAGLGGVHGLDEEHEDIQVHVIPYLKAWELLDAGRLDNAMCLIAFHWLARERASLRARR is encoded by the coding sequence ATGGGCGAGCATCACGACCCGACTCCCGAGCTTGACCCACCGCGCTTCGGCTCGGCCGATGTCGAGCGTCTGGAAGACGAATGCCTTTACCAGGGCTTCTTTCGCCTCGAGCGCCGGCGCCTTCGCCATCGGCGCTTCGAGGGAGGATGGAGCGAGGAGGTGGTGCGCGAGGTGCACGTGCGCTTCGATGCCGTGGGCGTACTGCTTTACGATGTCGAGCGCGATGCGGTGGTGCTGGTCGAACAGATCCGCGCTGGCGCCTTGGATGATACGGTCAGCCCCTGGAAGCTAGAGCCCGTGGCGGGGCTGATCAAGCCCGGAGAAAGCCCGGCCGAGGTGGCCAGACGTGAAGCCATCGAAGAGGCCAACTGCCCGATCGGTGAGCTGATCGAACTACACAGCTACTACCCGAGCCCCGGCGCCTGCAACGAGCGGGTCACCCTGTTCTGTGGCCTGGTGGACAGCGCTGGGCTTGGCGGCGTGCACGGGCTCGACGAGGAACACGAAGACATTCAGGTGCATGTGATACCGTACCTGAAGGCTTGGGAGCTGCTCGACGCCGGCCGACTCGACAATGCCATGTGCCTGATCGCCTTCCATTGGTTGGCGCGCGAGCGGGCCTCACTGCGCGCACGGAGGTAA
- a CDS encoding alkaline phosphatase D family protein, producing MMPTDDVTSLPDVLAGPLLRRSSPERLVLWLVGSRSLPFELVLTPADGSEGRRLVLDESLCRCLPVGRHAVVHLIDVTLETPLPQDVRIDYDLVIRDASAGARSIADWAPHLCYQDARYQGGCHDAAALPGFVIASRIGQLLHGSCRKPHHPSGDGLVRADEWLGERWGEAHERPAWLLMTGDQIYADDVAGPMLAAIHALIARLGLVDETLEGAEVKDSPALYASPKGYYAREALLPDVYTSEALRERFFGGVRKPIFTTAHAHNHLITFAEMLAMYLLAWSPVPWQLITPAVPSLEAANRDQYDQEVAVIEEFVAGLPAVARVMANVPTLMIFDDHDVTDDWNLTAAWEETAYGHDFSRRIIGNALLAYLLCQGWGNDPDRLAAPLDDLANLLAEAAPPREPQDAAPATAPTPSGIPASTSGGWLAAASQDAVIARLLRFEGWEVIVPGTPKLLMLDTRTRRWRSEARRHRPSGLMDWEALCDLQQELLDEPSVLIVSPAPMFGVKLIEAVQKLFALGGKPLLVDAENWMAHRGAASVMLNIFRHSRTPGNYVILSGDVHYSFVYDIEVRHRQRGPQLWQITSSGLKNSFPDTLLDWFDRLNRWLYAPRSPLNRLTKRRALRIRPRDPDRAKAGERLWNGAGIGLVRLDDQGRPQEVRQLDARGFDVRFPPRGER from the coding sequence ATGATGCCGACTGATGACGTAACCTCTTTGCCTGATGTGCTCGCCGGCCCGCTGCTGCGTCGTTCAAGCCCTGAGCGGCTGGTGCTATGGCTGGTGGGCAGTCGTTCGCTGCCCTTCGAGCTAGTGCTGACCCCCGCGGACGGCAGTGAGGGTCGGCGACTGGTGCTTGATGAATCCCTCTGCCGCTGCCTGCCGGTGGGTCGCCACGCGGTCGTGCACTTGATCGACGTGACCCTCGAGACGCCACTGCCGCAAGACGTGCGTATCGACTATGACCTGGTGATTCGCGATGCGTCGGCAGGTGCCCGCAGCATCGCCGATTGGGCGCCTCATCTGTGTTATCAAGATGCCCGTTATCAAGGTGGCTGTCATGACGCTGCCGCATTGCCCGGCTTCGTGATCGCTTCCCGGATCGGTCAGTTGCTGCATGGCTCCTGTCGTAAGCCCCATCATCCCAGCGGCGATGGTCTCGTGCGTGCCGATGAGTGGCTGGGCGAACGCTGGGGCGAAGCCCATGAACGGCCGGCCTGGCTATTGATGACCGGTGACCAGATATACGCCGACGATGTCGCAGGTCCCATGCTTGCCGCCATTCATGCGCTAATCGCGCGTCTCGGACTGGTCGACGAGACCCTCGAGGGCGCCGAGGTGAAAGACAGTCCTGCGCTTTATGCCTCGCCCAAGGGCTACTATGCCCGCGAAGCGCTGCTGCCCGACGTTTACACCTCCGAGGCCCTGCGAGAGCGCTTCTTCGGCGGAGTGCGCAAGCCGATCTTCACCACTGCCCATGCACACAATCACCTGATTACTTTCGCCGAAATGCTGGCCATGTATCTGCTGGCCTGGTCGCCGGTGCCCTGGCAACTGATCACGCCGGCTGTGCCATCCCTCGAAGCAGCCAATCGTGATCAGTACGACCAGGAAGTGGCGGTGATCGAGGAGTTCGTGGCCGGCTTGCCGGCGGTGGCTCGGGTAATGGCCAATGTGCCGACCCTGATGATCTTCGACGATCATGACGTCACCGATGACTGGAACCTCACGGCGGCCTGGGAAGAAACCGCCTACGGCCATGACTTCTCGCGGCGCATCATCGGCAACGCGCTGCTGGCCTACCTGCTCTGCCAGGGCTGGGGCAACGACCCGGATCGGCTGGCGGCGCCTCTCGATGACCTGGCCAATCTGCTGGCCGAGGCAGCGCCGCCGCGCGAGCCCCAGGATGCAGCGCCAGCGACAGCACCAACACCCTCAGGAATACCGGCGAGCACAAGCGGCGGCTGGTTGGCGGCAGCGTCTCAGGATGCGGTGATCGCCCGCTTGCTGCGCTTCGAGGGCTGGGAGGTCATCGTCCCCGGCACGCCCAAGCTATTGATGCTCGACACCCGCACCCGGCGCTGGCGCAGCGAGGCGCGTCGCCATCGCCCCTCGGGGCTGATGGACTGGGAAGCCTTGTGCGATCTGCAGCAGGAACTGCTCGATGAACCCTCGGTGCTGATCGTGTCGCCGGCGCCGATGTTCGGCGTCAAGCTGATCGAGGCCGTGCAGAAGCTCTTCGCTCTGGGCGGCAAGCCACTGCTGGTGGATGCCGAGAACTGGATGGCCCATCGCGGGGCGGCCAGCGTGATGCTCAACATCTTTCGTCATTCGCGCACGCCGGGGAACTACGTGATTCTGTCCGGCGACGTGCACTATTCCTTCGTCTACGATATCGAAGTGCGACACCGCCAACGGGGGCCGCAGCTTTGGCAGATCACCTCAAGCGGGCTGAAGAACTCTTTTCCCGATACCCTGCTCGACTGGTTTGACCGCCTGAATCGCTGGCTGTATGCACCACGCTCGCCCCTCAATCGCCTCACGAAGCGCCGTGCACTGCGTATTCGTCCACGCGATCCTGACCGGGCCAAAGCCGGCGAGCGGCTGTGGAATGGCGCCGGCATTGGCCTGGTGCGCCTCGATGACCAGGGCCGTCCCCAAGAGGTGCGCCAGCTCGATGCGCGCGGCTTCGATGTACGTTTCCCGCCCCGCGGCGAGCGCTGA
- the greB gene encoding transcription elongation factor GreB, which yields MKGRNMTRWRDPAKDPRQEPKSHLITAEGHARLKGILDHLSRVKRPALSTKVGEAAALGDRSENADYTYNKKELNRVIARIRYLTKRLDELQVVDRLPADTGKVYFGAFVTLEDEDGEELEIRIVGHDETRSDLRWISVDAPLAKALLGKSLDDEATVAAPAGQTTYVITAIQYRTPQPS from the coding sequence ATGAAGGGTCGCAACATGACGCGCTGGCGGGATCCCGCCAAGGACCCGCGCCAGGAACCCAAGAGTCATCTGATCACCGCTGAGGGCCATGCTAGGCTCAAGGGCATCCTTGACCACCTGTCCCGGGTAAAGCGCCCTGCGCTCTCGACCAAGGTCGGTGAGGCGGCAGCGCTCGGCGATCGCAGCGAGAACGCCGACTACACCTACAACAAGAAGGAGTTGAACCGCGTCATCGCGCGCATCCGCTATCTGACCAAGCGGCTGGACGAGCTGCAGGTGGTGGATCGCCTGCCGGCGGATACCGGCAAGGTCTATTTCGGGGCCTTCGTCACCCTCGAGGATGAGGACGGCGAGGAGCTTGAAATCCGCATCGTCGGCCACGATGAAACCCGCAGCGACCTTCGCTGGATCAGCGTCGACGCGCCGCTGGCCAAGGCACTGCTCGGCAAATCGCTGGACGATGAAGCGACGGTAGCCGCCCCCGCCGGCCAGACCACCTATGTGATCACCGCGATCCAGTACCGCACTCCTCAGCCAAGTTAG
- a CDS encoding SIMPL domain-containing protein, translated as MTMGRIVGALILGSLLMLGLVWGGSYIRAAAQVWKQADRVVTVKGLAERELPADLALWPLHFSVTGNQLGPLQAELAAAEARIRDFLTAEGFDAGNISVTPPNVRDLQAESYGQPPPEERYRAEATVLLRTPKVARVKAAMPKTGALVGNGVLLSPNYEYRIEFLFTGLEAIKPEMIADATQDARRAAEQFASDAGSAVGRIRRASQGYFSIEDLDSYTPDIKRIRVVTTIDYALDD; from the coding sequence ATGACCATGGGTCGGATCGTCGGTGCGCTGATTCTGGGTAGTCTCCTGATGCTGGGGCTGGTGTGGGGCGGCAGTTATATTCGCGCCGCCGCCCAGGTGTGGAAACAGGCCGATCGTGTCGTGACGGTCAAGGGGCTGGCCGAGCGAGAGCTGCCCGCCGATCTTGCCTTGTGGCCGCTGCATTTCAGTGTAACGGGCAACCAACTGGGGCCTTTGCAGGCTGAACTGGCGGCCGCTGAGGCGCGCATTCGCGACTTCCTGACCGCCGAAGGCTTCGATGCCGGCAACATCAGCGTCACGCCGCCCAATGTGCGTGACCTGCAGGCCGAGAGCTACGGTCAGCCGCCTCCCGAGGAACGCTATCGCGCCGAAGCTACCGTGCTGCTGCGCACGCCCAAGGTGGCGAGGGTCAAGGCTGCCATGCCCAAAACCGGCGCTCTGGTAGGCAACGGCGTGCTGCTGTCACCCAACTACGAGTACCGCATCGAATTCCTGTTCACCGGGCTTGAAGCCATCAAGCCGGAGATGATCGCCGATGCCACCCAGGACGCACGGCGTGCCGCCGAGCAGTTCGCCAGCGACGCCGGCAGCGCCGTAGGGCGCATTCGCCGGGCAAGCCAGGGGTATTTCTCCATCGAGGACCTGGACAGCTACACCCCGGACATCAAGCGGATACGCGTGGTCACGACTATCGATTACGCCCTGGACGACTGA
- a CDS encoding methyltransferase, with product MPAETAVCQLLERQSMDYRDWLWVAPPRDAWLEEAEGRLLSADHSVVEAWRNRGKVALSALQETPDVPPGAVLFWPKSHALGEWWLLRLCQALPAGTPLQVVGENNGGVKRALKVLASLGLGCRKRDSARRCTLFETHLEPVGLDPDLAWTRFEAEGLTLASHPGVFGHGKLDDGTRLLLDTLPEVLPAIDAAAKCQSEGEAEDSVLDVGCGDGILAAWLARRGAVVTAVDVNAFAVEATRRTLAANQLPGEALESDVYSRLEGRCFDLIVSNPPFHQERAIDYGPAARLIREAPAHLAPGGQLVLVANAFLPYPDLLEAAFGSFQLLADNRRFRVYLAKKTNG from the coding sequence ATGCCCGCCGAGACCGCCGTTTGCCAGCTGCTGGAACGCCAATCCATGGACTACCGCGACTGGCTGTGGGTGGCGCCGCCCCGGGATGCGTGGCTGGAAGAAGCCGAAGGGCGCCTGCTGTCTGCCGATCACAGCGTCGTGGAAGCCTGGCGGAACCGCGGTAAGGTGGCGCTATCGGCCTTGCAGGAGACCCCGGATGTACCGCCCGGGGCAGTGCTGTTCTGGCCCAAGAGCCATGCGCTGGGAGAGTGGTGGCTACTCAGGCTCTGCCAGGCCTTGCCGGCCGGCACGCCCTTGCAGGTGGTCGGCGAGAACAATGGCGGCGTTAAGCGTGCCCTCAAGGTGCTGGCGTCTCTGGGGCTTGGTTGTCGCAAGCGCGACAGCGCCCGCCGCTGCACCCTCTTCGAAACGCACCTCGAGCCGGTCGGCCTGGACCCGGACCTGGCCTGGACCCGCTTCGAGGCTGAGGGGCTAACGCTTGCCAGCCACCCGGGCGTGTTTGGTCACGGCAAGCTCGATGATGGCACTCGGCTGCTGCTCGATACCCTGCCGGAGGTGTTGCCGGCTATTGATGCCGCTGCCAAGTGCCAGAGCGAGGGCGAAGCGGAAGACTCGGTGCTGGACGTGGGCTGTGGCGACGGCATCCTGGCGGCCTGGCTGGCACGTCGCGGTGCTGTGGTCACGGCGGTGGACGTCAACGCCTTCGCGGTAGAGGCGACACGTCGCACCCTGGCCGCCAATCAGCTTCCCGGTGAGGCGCTTGAAAGCGATGTTTATTCCCGGCTCGAGGGCCGGTGCTTCGATCTCATCGTCAGCAACCCGCCGTTCCACCAGGAACGGGCCATTGACTATGGCCCGGCGGCGCGGCTGATCCGCGAGGCGCCGGCGCATCTGGCCCCCGGCGGCCAGCTGGTACTGGTCGCCAATGCTTTTCTGCCCTATCCGGACCTTCTTGAGGCCGCCTTCGGCAGCTTCCAGCTCCTCGCCGATAACCGGCGGTTTCGGGTTTATCTGGCGAAAAAAACCAACGGGTAG